In Pseudophryne corroboree isolate aPseCor3 chromosome 3, aPseCor3.hap2, whole genome shotgun sequence, a genomic segment contains:
- the LRRC3C gene encoding leucine-rich repeat-containing protein 3C, translating into MPFLDWYLRRSLATWLLLHSLVLMSFCFQSATTFPKGCHSSQEDGYKTLRCSNAQLTEVPRDIPNDTNRLYLDFNQITYLPSDAFRNLPVLMELDLSHNSLGRLDVTAFRGLSDHLHSLDLSSNKLVSVNKEVFANLKARTNLSGNPWMCDCDLQELIRMVELDPSSSSGIVCASSVLEEHAGKPFLQVVKDIDLCNAYKRTTDVAMLVTMFGWFAMVISYLVYYVRQNQEDARRHLEYLKSLPSKQMHTEEPSTLSTVV; encoded by the coding sequence ATGCCTTTCTTGGACTGGTACCTCCGGCGCTCGTTGGCAACGTGGCTGCTGTTACACAGCTTGGTCCTCATGTCCTTCTGCTTCCAGTCTGCTACAACTTTTCCCAAAGGCTGTCATTCCTCCCAGGAGGATGGCTACAAGACTCTGCGGTGCAGCAATGCCCAGCTCACAGAAGTACCCAGAGACATTCCCAATGACACTAATCGTCTATACTTAGACTTCAACCAAATCACCTACCTCCCTTCTGACGCTTTCCGAAACCTCCCGGTTCTTATGGAGCTAGACCTATCACACAATTCCTTGGGTCGTCTAGATGTTACAGCTTTCAGGGGCTTGAGTGACCACTTACATTCACTAGACCTGTCTTCAAACAAATTGGTGTCCGTCAACAAAGAAGTCTTTGCTAACCTGAAGGCCAGAACGAACCTCTCTGGCAACCCATGGATGTGTGACTGTGATCTTCAAGAACTTATTCGAATGGTGGAGTTGGACCCAAGTTCCTCCAGTGGGATTGTGTGTGCTAGTTCTGTGCTAGAGGAGCACGCTGGCAAGCCCTTCTTGCAGGTGGTGAAAGATATTGACCTATGCAATGCTTATAAGAGAACCACTGATGTGGCCATGCTTGTCACAATGTTTGGATGGTTTGCCATGGTGATTTCCTACTTGGTATATTATGTACGTCAGAACCAGGAGGATGCTCGACGTCACCTTGAGTACCTCAAATCCCTGCCAAGTAAgcagatgcacactgaggagccttctacactcagCACTGTGGTATGA